The Palleronia sp. THAF1 genome window below encodes:
- a CDS encoding DNA recombination protein RmuC translates to MDDWLTRIAQGDPVALGLTAAALAGLLALVLLFVAIARTGRSARTTELLAHELRRMNGDMAQLGTGQTQLSGALQAVSDTAAKTQLQVLHTVEARLSEVQRQMGERLHDTTLKQARSMSELQERMNEVLNGQTTKTTESLTRLQERLATIDKAQDNIQKLSGDVLSLQDILSNKQRRGMFGEIQLHDIVSKALPADAYSLQATLSNGKRADCMIHLPNPPGPIVIDAKFPLEAYEALVAAEGSDVQARALKALGQAVLVHIKAISERYIIEGETADSALMFLPSEAVYAELHARLPHIVRQGFEARVWIVSPTTCMATLNTMRAVLKDARMREQAGAIRKELGMLYGDLERLGTRVNNLDKHFEMARKDVSEIKISAEKAGKRSKRLDNFDFEELAPQIDPPTTVASE, encoded by the coding sequence ATGGACGATTGGCTGACCCGCATCGCGCAGGGCGATCCTGTCGCTTTGGGCCTGACCGCCGCCGCTCTGGCCGGGCTGCTGGCGCTTGTTCTGCTGTTCGTCGCCATCGCGCGCACCGGACGCTCTGCCCGCACCACGGAACTGCTGGCACATGAGTTGCGGCGGATGAATGGCGACATGGCACAGCTTGGCACCGGGCAGACGCAATTGTCCGGCGCGTTGCAGGCCGTATCGGACACTGCCGCCAAGACCCAGCTTCAGGTGCTTCATACGGTCGAAGCGCGTCTGTCCGAAGTGCAGCGCCAAATGGGGGAGCGCTTACATGACACCACGCTGAAACAGGCGCGGTCCATGTCTGAGCTGCAAGAGCGCATGAACGAGGTGCTGAACGGCCAGACCACCAAGACGACCGAGTCGCTGACCCGCCTGCAGGAACGGCTCGCCACGATCGACAAGGCGCAGGACAACATCCAGAAGCTGTCGGGCGATGTTCTGTCATTGCAAGACATTCTGTCGAACAAGCAGCGGCGGGGGATGTTCGGGGAAATCCAGCTGCACGACATCGTGTCCAAGGCGCTGCCGGCCGACGCCTATTCGCTGCAAGCCACGCTATCCAACGGCAAGCGCGCGGACTGCATGATCCACCTGCCGAACCCGCCCGGCCCCATTGTCATCGACGCCAAGTTTCCGCTGGAAGCCTACGAGGCGCTGGTCGCCGCCGAAGGGTCGGATGTGCAGGCCCGCGCGCTGAAAGCGCTGGGTCAGGCCGTTCTGGTTCACATCAAGGCGATCAGCGAGCGCTACATCATCGAAGGCGAGACAGCGGATAGCGCACTGATGTTCCTGCCGTCCGAGGCTGTCTACGCCGAGTTGCACGCCCGTCTGCCCCATATCGTGCGGCAGGGCTTCGAAGCGCGCGTCTGGATCGTGTCGCCGACCACCTGCATGGCCACGCTAAACACTATGCGCGCGGTTTTGAAAGACGCCCGTATGCGCGAACAGGCAGGCGCGATCCGCAAGGAGTTGGGGATGCTCTACGGCGATCTGGAACGCCTCGGCACGCGCGTGAACAATCTGGACAAGCACTTCGAGATGGCGCGCAAGGATGTGTCAGAGATCAAGATATCTGCCGAAAAGGCGGGGAAACGATCCAAGCGTCTGGACAACTTCGACTTCGAGGAGCTGGCTCCCCAGATCGATCCTCCGACCACGGTTGCCAGCGAATGA
- the mutL gene encoding DNA mismatch repair endonuclease MutL, translated as MTAHDPNIRPVIRQLDDSAINRIAAGEVVERPASAVKELVENAIDAGATRIEIDYADGGKTLIRVTDDGCGMTPEELPLALSRHATSKIDGSDLLNIRSFGFRGEALPSLAAVGRLSVTSRAMNGEGACMTVSGGHADPVKPAALRRGTVVALRDLFYATPARLKFLRSDRAEAQAIGDVVKRLAMAEPMVGFCLRDVSGGGEGREIFRADAGQGDLFDALHTRLSRVIGKDFADNALRLDATREDVTVTGFAALPTYSRGNATHQYLFVNGRPVRDKLLYGALRGAYQDFLSRDRHPVAALFVEIDPTRVDQNVHPAKTEVRFREPGVVRGLIVSALKHALADAGHRASTTVADATLGALRPEPSQPHVYQMDRPRSGFSEAPRGFEWGSAPVSARVDDPVIDTPVEEPTDHPLGAARGQVHENYIIAQTASGMVIVDQHAAHERLVYEKLKTQMAENGVASQALLIPEIVELGDQDAARLLDLADELAQVGLTLEAFGQGAIAVRETPAILGEINAEAMLRDILDELDDLGETLSVRARIEAVLSRMACHGSIRSGRRMRAEEMNALLREMEATPHSGQCNHGRPTYVELKLSDIERLFGRS; from the coding sequence ATGACCGCGCATGACCCCAATATCCGCCCAGTCATCCGACAGCTGGACGACTCCGCCATCAACCGCATCGCTGCGGGTGAGGTGGTCGAACGCCCGGCGTCGGCGGTCAAGGAACTGGTCGAGAACGCCATCGACGCCGGCGCGACACGGATCGAGATCGACTATGCCGACGGCGGCAAGACCTTAATCCGCGTCACCGATGACGGCTGCGGCATGACGCCCGAGGAGTTGCCCCTTGCCCTGTCGCGCCACGCCACATCCAAGATCGACGGCAGCGACCTTCTGAATATCCGCTCTTTCGGCTTCCGAGGAGAGGCGTTGCCTTCACTCGCCGCCGTTGGACGTCTGTCCGTCACATCGCGCGCCATGAACGGTGAAGGCGCTTGCATGACCGTCAGCGGCGGCCACGCCGATCCGGTGAAGCCCGCCGCCCTGCGCCGAGGCACGGTAGTGGCATTGCGCGACCTGTTCTACGCCACGCCCGCGCGCCTGAAGTTCCTACGATCTGACCGTGCTGAGGCGCAAGCTATCGGCGATGTGGTCAAGCGGTTGGCGATGGCCGAGCCGATGGTCGGCTTCTGCCTGCGCGATGTGTCTGGTGGCGGTGAGGGGCGCGAGATATTCCGCGCCGATGCCGGACAGGGCGACCTGTTCGATGCGCTCCACACCCGGCTTTCCCGGGTGATCGGCAAAGACTTCGCCGACAATGCACTGCGTCTGGACGCCACCCGAGAGGACGTGACCGTCACCGGCTTCGCCGCTCTGCCCACCTACTCTCGCGGCAACGCAACGCACCAATACCTGTTCGTCAACGGCCGTCCCGTGCGTGACAAGCTGCTGTACGGCGCGCTGCGCGGCGCCTACCAGGACTTCCTGTCCCGTGACCGCCATCCCGTTGCCGCGCTCTTCGTCGAAATCGACCCCACACGCGTCGACCAAAACGTTCATCCCGCCAAGACTGAAGTGCGCTTCCGCGAGCCGGGCGTTGTGCGCGGCCTGATCGTGTCCGCGCTGAAGCATGCGTTGGCCGATGCCGGGCACCGCGCGTCGACCACCGTCGCCGATGCCACGCTCGGCGCGCTGCGGCCAGAGCCGTCGCAGCCGCACGTCTATCAGATGGACCGTCCGCGCTCGGGTTTCTCGGAAGCGCCGCGTGGTTTCGAATGGGGGTCTGCGCCCGTGTCCGCCCGCGTGGATGATCCTGTGATCGACACACCCGTCGAAGAGCCGACCGATCACCCGCTGGGGGCCGCGCGCGGGCAGGTGCATGAGAATTACATCATTGCCCAGACCGCGAGCGGGATGGTCATCGTGGACCAGCACGCCGCGCATGAGCGGTTGGTGTATGAAAAGCTGAAGACGCAGATGGCCGAGAACGGCGTCGCTTCGCAGGCGTTGCTGATCCCCGAGATCGTGGAGTTGGGCGACCAAGACGCCGCCCGCCTTCTGGATCTTGCGGATGAGTTGGCGCAGGTCGGGCTGACGCTGGAGGCGTTCGGCCAAGGTGCCATCGCCGTTCGCGAAACCCCCGCGATCCTGGGGGAGATCAACGCCGAAGCGATGCTGCGGGACATTCTGGACGAGCTCGACGACCTTGGCGAAACCCTTTCAGTGCGCGCGCGGATCGAAGCTGTGCTGTCGCGCATGGCCTGCCACGGCTCTATCCGGTCGGGTCGCCGGATGCGCGCTGAAGAGATGAACGCCCTTCTGCGAGAGATGGAAGCGACGCCCCATTCCGGCCAGTGCAACCACGGGCGACCTACCTATGTCGAACTCAAGCTGTCCGACATCGAACGCCTGTTCGGGCGTAGCTGA
- a CDS encoding M16 family metallopeptidase, translating into MRLALAAVLSLSALPVRAAVDIQEVTSPGGIDAWLVEDHTIPFTALEIRFGPGAVLDRPGKRGAINLMAATLEEGTGDLDAQAFAAARDDLAADFSYNAYDDAVSISARFLTENRDDAVDLLRRSLVEPSFPQDAVDRVRDQVLSNIRSDATDPGSIARREWDARAFGDHPYGSVSDGTIESVTDLTRDDVVQAHRDVLVRDNVYVGAVGDITPDELGAILDELFSDLPQSTAAEIPGDAGWKIAPGVEVIEYPTPQAVILFGHEGIERDDPDFFAAYILNEIFGGSGFNSRLMEEVRVKRGLTYGIGTFLAPMDFAEYVGGQAQSSNATAAELIDVVRAEWDRVADGVTEEELDAAKTYLTGSYPLRFDGNANIASILVGMQLDDLPTSYIATRNDKIEAVTLDDIARVAERVYRGEDLSFLVVGDPDGVGG; encoded by the coding sequence ATGCGCCTCGCCCTTGCTGCCGTTCTTTCGCTGTCCGCTCTGCCCGTTCGCGCGGCGGTGGATATTCAGGAAGTGACTTCTCCCGGAGGGATCGACGCTTGGTTGGTTGAGGATCACACGATCCCCTTCACCGCGCTGGAAATCCGTTTTGGCCCCGGTGCGGTCTTGGACCGTCCCGGCAAACGCGGTGCCATCAACCTGATGGCCGCAACGCTGGAAGAGGGCACCGGCGATCTGGACGCGCAGGCCTTCGCCGCCGCGCGTGACGACCTGGCCGCCGATTTTTCCTACAATGCCTACGACGACGCCGTCAGCATCTCGGCCCGGTTCCTGACCGAGAACCGCGATGACGCCGTGGACCTGCTGCGCCGCAGCCTTGTCGAGCCGTCGTTTCCGCAGGATGCCGTGGATCGGGTGCGCGATCAGGTTTTGTCGAACATCCGCTCGGACGCGACCGATCCGGGCTCTATCGCCCGTCGCGAATGGGACGCCCGCGCTTTCGGCGACCATCCCTACGGTTCGGTGTCAGACGGCACGATCGAGAGTGTAACGGACCTGACCCGCGATGACGTTGTGCAGGCCCACCGCGACGTCTTGGTGCGCGACAACGTGTATGTCGGCGCGGTCGGTGACATTACGCCGGATGAGTTGGGCGCGATCCTGGACGAGCTGTTCTCCGATTTGCCGCAGTCTACCGCAGCAGAGATTCCGGGTGATGCAGGCTGGAAGATCGCGCCGGGCGTGGAGGTGATCGAGTACCCGACGCCCCAAGCCGTGATCCTGTTCGGACACGAAGGCATCGAACGCGACGACCCGGACTTCTTCGCCGCCTACATTCTGAACGAGATTTTCGGCGGCTCGGGCTTCAACTCGCGGCTGATGGAAGAGGTGCGCGTGAAACGCGGCCTGACCTACGGCATCGGCACGTTCCTCGCCCCCATGGACTTCGCAGAATATGTGGGCGGACAGGCGCAATCGTCGAATGCGACGGCGGCAGAGCTGATCGACGTGGTGCGCGCCGAATGGGACCGCGTGGCGGACGGCGTGACCGAGGAAGAGTTGGACGCCGCGAAGACCTACCTGACCGGATCCTATCCACTGCGGTTCGATGGCAATGCCAACATCGCGTCGATCCTTGTGGGCATGCAGTTGGATGATCTGCCGACCAGCTACATCGCAACGCGGAACGACAAGATCGAGGCCGTCACGCTGGACGATATCGCGCGGGTGGCCGAGCGGGTGTACCGGGGCGAAGACCTGTCTTTCCTGGTCGTCGGCGATCCCGACGGCGTAGGCGGCTGA
- a CDS encoding M16 family metallopeptidase, translating to MLRRLAVLAASIFPLSATAADVSSFELDNGMEVVVLEDHRAPVVVHMVWYRVGAADEEPGVSGVAHYLEHLMFKGTDDLEPGEFSRVVASQGGTDNAFTGPDYTAYFQRVASDRLERMMEMEADRMRNLQLDDRDIATELRVVQEERNQRIENDPGALFSEQRDAAQYLNHPYGRPVIGWMSEVESLALEDAVSFYERFYAPNNAILIVAGDVTPEEVRALAEEHYGPLEPTEGLEPRERPQEPPQTAERRLVYEDARVAQPYVIRTYLAPERDTGAQEEAAALTLLAQVLGSGQTSELNSRLQFGSREALYTSAFYNGTSYDDTTFGLVIVPAPGVSLEEAEAALDREIASFIEDGVDPEQLDRIKRQISAQAIYEADSAQALANRYGRALTSGLTIVDVEAWPDVLQSVTGEQIIEAARDVFDRDRAVTGWLTAPPEAEPTETEAASTTIVPDQTETVQ from the coding sequence ATGTTGCGTCGTCTCGCGGTTCTCGCCGCTTCGATCTTCCCCCTGTCCGCTACCGCCGCCGATGTGTCGAGCTTCGAGCTTGATAACGGGATGGAGGTCGTCGTTCTGGAAGACCACCGTGCGCCTGTCGTGGTCCATATGGTGTGGTATCGCGTCGGTGCCGCCGACGAAGAGCCGGGCGTATCCGGCGTGGCGCACTACCTGGAACACCTGATGTTCAAGGGCACCGACGATCTGGAGCCGGGTGAGTTCAGTCGCGTCGTCGCCAGCCAAGGCGGCACCGACAATGCGTTCACCGGTCCTGACTACACCGCCTATTTCCAGCGCGTCGCCTCTGACCGGCTGGAGCGGATGATGGAGATGGAAGCCGACCGGATGCGCAACCTGCAGCTGGACGACCGCGATATCGCCACCGAACTGCGCGTCGTTCAGGAAGAGCGCAACCAGCGGATCGAAAACGACCCCGGCGCGCTGTTTTCCGAACAACGCGATGCCGCGCAATACCTGAACCATCCCTATGGCCGCCCCGTGATCGGCTGGATGTCGGAAGTCGAATCGCTGGCCTTGGAAGATGCGGTATCCTTCTACGAACGCTTCTATGCACCCAACAACGCGATCCTGATCGTCGCTGGTGATGTGACCCCGGAAGAGGTGCGCGCACTGGCCGAAGAGCATTACGGCCCGTTAGAGCCCACCGAAGGGCTGGAGCCGCGCGAGCGCCCGCAGGAACCCCCGCAGACCGCCGAACGCCGCTTGGTCTATGAAGATGCACGCGTGGCGCAGCCCTACGTGATCCGCACCTACCTTGCCCCCGAACGTGACACCGGCGCGCAAGAGGAAGCCGCCGCTTTGACGCTGCTCGCGCAGGTACTGGGCAGTGGGCAGACGTCGGAATTGAACTCTCGCCTGCAATTCGGCAGTCGCGAGGCGCTGTATACCAGCGCGTTCTACAACGGCACCTCCTACGACGATACGACCTTCGGGCTGGTGATCGTGCCCGCGCCTGGCGTGTCGCTGGAAGAAGCCGAAGCCGCGCTGGACCGCGAGATCGCCTCCTTTATCGAAGACGGCGTGGATCCTGAGCAGTTGGACCGCATCAAGCGCCAGATCTCGGCGCAGGCGATTTATGAAGCCGACAGCGCACAAGCCTTGGCCAACCGCTACGGCCGCGCGCTGACCTCTGGCCTGACGATCGTGGACGTCGAGGCGTGGCCGGACGTTCTGCAATCCGTCACCGGAGAGCAGATCATTGAAGCCGCGCGCGACGTGTTCGACCGCGACCGTGCCGTCACCGGCTGGTTGACCGCACCGCCGGAGGCAGAGCCGACAGAGACCGAAGCCGCGTCCACCACCATCGTTCCCGACCAGACGGAGACCGTCCAATGA
- a CDS encoding DUF3035 domain-containing protein, with protein sequence MGKISKLGACLLLAGLAACASGEPDLLRLSNDGPGPDEFAVLPNKPLEQPTDFSNLPAPTPGGANRTDQTPLSDAIAALGGRQGGATAPVQGPALIARATRFGVQPDIRAQLAAEDRAFREQNRGKFLERLFSTNTYFSAYERQELDQYIELERLRRAGVRTPAAPPEAVENN encoded by the coding sequence ATGGGCAAGATTTCCAAACTGGGCGCGTGCCTTCTGCTGGCCGGACTGGCCGCCTGCGCAAGCGGCGAGCCGGACCTTCTGCGCTTGTCGAACGACGGCCCCGGGCCGGATGAATTCGCCGTGCTGCCCAACAAGCCGTTGGAACAGCCCACCGACTTCTCGAACCTGCCCGCGCCGACGCCGGGCGGTGCGAACCGTACTGATCAGACGCCTTTGTCCGACGCGATTGCCGCGCTGGGCGGACGGCAGGGTGGTGCGACCGCGCCGGTGCAGGGCCCCGCTTTGATCGCGCGGGCCACGCGATTCGGCGTTCAGCCAGATATTCGCGCGCAGCTTGCCGCCGAGGACCGCGCGTTCCGCGAACAGAACCGTGGCAAATTCCTGGAGCGTCTGTTCAGCACGAACACCTACTTCTCGGCCTACGAGCGGCAGGAGTTGGACCAGTATATCGAGCTGGAGCGTCTGCGCCGTGCCGGTGTCCGCACCCCCGCCGCGCCGCCCGAGGCCGTCGAGAATAACTGA
- the lspA gene encoding signal peptidase II: MGTLWRIAGVTFALDQITKVFVLHVLGLMSRGVVDVVPPFLTFRMAWNQGINFGLFANSAETTRWILIAVALVISVWIAIWMHRERPGYWGQVSGGLLIGGALGNVIDRFVYGAVADFLNMTCCGIENPYSFNVADIAIFLGAVGLILFTGKSKTA, translated from the coding sequence ATGGGCACGCTCTGGCGCATTGCGGGCGTAACCTTCGCTCTTGATCAGATCACCAAGGTGTTCGTTCTGCACGTCTTGGGTCTGATGTCGCGCGGCGTCGTGGATGTGGTGCCGCCGTTCCTGACGTTCCGCATGGCGTGGAATCAAGGCATCAACTTCGGCCTCTTCGCCAACAGTGCCGAGACGACGCGCTGGATCCTGATCGCCGTGGCGCTGGTAATCTCTGTCTGGATCGCCATCTGGATGCACCGCGAACGGCCCGGCTACTGGGGTCAGGTGTCGGGCGGATTGCTGATCGGTGGCGCGCTGGGCAACGTGATCGACCGCTTCGTCTACGGCGCGGTGGCGGACTTTCTGAACATGACATGCTGCGGGATCGAGAACCCCTACAGCTTCAACGTGGCCGATATCGCGATCTTTCTGGGGGCGGTCGGGCTGATCCTGTTCACGGGCAAGTCGAAGACCGCGTGA
- the purH gene encoding bifunctional phosphoribosylaminoimidazolecarboxamide formyltransferase/IMP cyclohydrolase, translating into MSDLHPVKRALISVSDKSGLIELGQALADRGVELLSTGGSAKALRDAGLDVRDVADVTSFPEMMDGRVKTLHPKVHGGLLALRDNADHVAAMDEHGIGGIDLLVVNLYPFEATVARGAGYDEAIENIDIGGPAMIRAAAKNHGFVTTVVDVEDYKALLVELDSNDGQTGLGFRRTMAQRAYARTAAYDAAVSSWMAAAIEEPDPRRRAVAGTLRQTMRYGENPHQSAAFYVDGSDRPGVASAVQHQGKELSYNNINDTDAAFELVSEFADAAPTCVIVKHANPCGVAQGATLAEAYARAFDCDRTSAFGGIVALNRPLDAETAQAITGIFTEVVVAPGADDAARAIFAAKKNLRLLTTDGLANASAPGTVWKQVSGGYLVQDRDAGHVARADLKVVTKLAPSDAQMEDLLFAWTVAKHVKSNAIVYTKDGATVGVGAGQMSRVDSTRIAARKAQDMAEVLGLAEPMTQGSVVASDAFFPFPDGLLTAAEAGARAVIQPGGSMRDADVIAAADEAGLAMVFTGQRHFRH; encoded by the coding sequence ATGTCCGACCTGCACCCCGTCAAACGTGCCCTGATTTCGGTTTCCGATAAGTCGGGCCTGATCGAATTGGGGCAGGCGCTGGCCGACCGCGGAGTCGAACTTCTGTCTACCGGCGGCTCTGCCAAGGCCCTGCGCGATGCGGGGCTGGACGTGCGTGACGTGGCCGACGTGACCAGCTTTCCCGAGATGATGGACGGGCGGGTCAAGACGCTGCACCCGAAGGTGCACGGCGGCCTTTTGGCGCTGCGCGATAACGCGGACCATGTTGCGGCGATGGACGAGCACGGCATCGGCGGGATCGATCTGCTGGTGGTGAACCTCTACCCGTTCGAGGCAACGGTCGCGCGCGGTGCGGGCTATGATGAGGCGATCGAGAACATCGACATCGGCGGCCCCGCCATGATCCGCGCGGCGGCCAAGAACCACGGGTTCGTCACGACGGTCGTGGATGTCGAAGACTACAAGGCCCTGCTGGTCGAACTGGACAGCAACGACGGCCAAACCGGCCTTGGCTTCCGCCGCACCATGGCGCAGCGCGCCTACGCCCGCACCGCCGCCTATGATGCCGCCGTCAGCAGCTGGATGGCCGCTGCCATCGAAGAGCCGGATCCCCGCCGCCGCGCAGTTGCTGGCACCCTGCGCCAGACCATGCGCTACGGCGAGAACCCGCATCAGTCGGCGGCCTTCTACGTGGACGGATCCGATCGGCCCGGCGTTGCCAGCGCCGTGCAGCATCAGGGCAAAGAGCTGTCCTACAACAACATCAACGACACGGATGCCGCCTTCGAGCTGGTGTCCGAGTTCGCGGACGCGGCGCCCACCTGCGTCATTGTCAAGCATGCCAACCCCTGCGGCGTGGCGCAGGGCGCGACCTTGGCCGAGGCCTACGCCCGCGCGTTCGACTGTGACCGGACGTCGGCGTTCGGCGGCATCGTCGCGCTGAATAGGCCCCTGGACGCGGAAACCGCACAGGCGATCACCGGCATCTTCACCGAAGTCGTCGTGGCCCCGGGCGCGGATGACGCCGCCCGCGCAATCTTCGCCGCGAAGAAAAACCTGCGGTTGCTGACGACGGATGGCTTGGCCAATGCAAGCGCGCCCGGAACGGTCTGGAAGCAGGTGTCTGGCGGCTATCTGGTGCAGGACCGGGACGCGGGCCACGTCGCGCGCGCCGATCTGAAGGTGGTCACGAAGCTGGCGCCCTCGGACGCGCAGATGGAGGATCTGCTGTTCGCCTGGACGGTCGCGAAGCACGTGAAATCCAACGCCATCGTCTATACCAAGGATGGCGCGACGGTGGGTGTCGGTGCGGGCCAGATGAGCCGGGTGGACAGCACCCGCATCGCCGCGCGCAAGGCGCAGGACATGGCGGAAGTGCTGGGCTTGGCCGAGCCGATGACCCAAGGGTCCGTGGTCGCGTCCGACGCGTTCTTCCCCTTCCCCGACGGGCTGCTGACGGCAGCTGAGGCAGGCGCGCGCGCCGTGATCCAACCCGGAGGGTCCATGCGCGACGCAGACGTTATCGCCGCCGCGGATGAGGCCGGTCTGGCGATGGTCTTCACCGGCCAGCGACACTTCCGCCACTGA
- a CDS encoding heparinase II/III family protein: MADYNLTLMDRIALWRMLRRARPAVLLRRPGPRSVGRVARGQGMAVGRFMFFGYHIDAAETAIFDLPVPEAGFTDALHGFGWLDDLIACGAGDERAREWTDQWIARFGKGQGEGWRPDLLGQRARRWIDHANTLIPDEKPRSQDISASLQVQAEMLTRTWKRAPKGARRIEALAGLLSVAASVEGFGVLREPALKALVAEVEALVSPDGTIPSRNPERLAWLFEHLTRARTDLVETGQTVPPSLAKRIEAMAPVLRTLRHADGSLARFHGGGRGAPGMLDTALALSGQRAQAPTDRAMGYARLSHGRTTLLLDAAPPAEGPLSIAAHASTLAFELTSGRRPLIVNCGSGRTFGDRWRRAGRATQSHSTLTLDGTSSARLGQGSEDALTDAPRDVRIERRRSDLSTGIIAGHDGYVATHGLTHVRQLYLSHDGRGLQGEDVIATVEREDERAFDRALDRAGGVIPFQVRFHLHPDVVAQEAEDGQSLKLMLKSGELWIFRHTGAAALSLNASVYLDVGEAEPTPTEQIVLSSTAVDYATRVSWTLAKARQTPDAVRDIVHEDRPVLV, from the coding sequence GTGGCAGACTACAACCTAACCCTGATGGACCGGATTGCGCTGTGGCGCATGCTGCGGCGTGCGCGCCCTGCCGTTCTGCTGCGCCGTCCCGGCCCGCGCAGCGTGGGGCGCGTCGCGCGCGGGCAGGGGATGGCCGTCGGGCGCTTCATGTTCTTCGGCTATCACATCGACGCGGCTGAGACGGCTATCTTCGATCTTCCGGTGCCGGAAGCCGGTTTTACGGATGCGCTGCACGGCTTTGGCTGGCTGGACGACCTGATCGCCTGCGGTGCCGGGGACGAGCGTGCGCGGGAATGGACCGATCAGTGGATCGCCCGGTTCGGCAAGGGTCAAGGCGAGGGATGGCGGCCCGATCTGCTGGGTCAGCGGGCACGCCGTTGGATCGACCACGCCAACACGCTGATCCCGGACGAAAAACCTCGGTCGCAGGATATTTCGGCGTCGTTGCAAGTGCAGGCGGAAATGCTGACCCGAACGTGGAAACGTGCGCCGAAGGGCGCGCGCCGGATCGAGGCTTTGGCGGGGCTGTTGTCAGTCGCGGCGTCGGTCGAGGGCTTTGGCGTACTACGCGAGCCGGCACTGAAGGCCTTGGTGGCAGAGGTTGAAGCGCTCGTTTCCCCGGACGGCACGATCCCGTCGCGCAATCCCGAACGGCTGGCGTGGCTGTTCGAGCATCTGACGCGCGCCCGCACCGATCTGGTCGAAACAGGCCAGACTGTGCCGCCGTCGCTGGCCAAGCGGATCGAGGCGATGGCCCCCGTTCTTCGCACCCTGCGCCATGCCGACGGATCGCTGGCGCGGTTCCACGGCGGTGGCCGTGGCGCGCCGGGGATGCTGGACACGGCGCTGGCGCTGTCTGGCCAGCGCGCGCAGGCCCCGACGGACCGCGCCATGGGATACGCGCGCCTGTCGCATGGACGCACGACCCTGCTTCTGGACGCGGCGCCCCCGGCAGAGGGGCCGCTGTCGATTGCCGCCCACGCCTCTACCTTGGCGTTTGAGCTGACCAGTGGCCGTCGTCCGCTGATCGTGAACTGCGGATCGGGGCGTACCTTCGGCGACCGGTGGCGGCGTGCGGGGCGCGCGACGCAATCCCATTCGACGCTGACATTGGACGGCACATCGTCGGCCCGACTGGGTCAAGGCAGCGAAGACGCCCTGACCGACGCCCCCCGCGACGTGCGGATCGAACGGCGGCGCAGTGATTTGTCCACCGGTATCATCGCGGGCCATGACGGGTATGTCGCCACCCACGGGCTGACCCATGTGCGCCAGCTCTATCTGTCCCACGACGGGCGCGGCTTGCAGGGTGAAGACGTGATCGCGACGGTGGAGCGAGAGGACGAGCGCGCTTTCGACCGCGCCCTGGACAGGGCGGGTGGCGTGATTCCGTTTCAGGTGCGCTTTCACCTGCACCCTGATGTGGTCGCGCAAGAGGCAGAGGACGGTCAGAGCCTGAAGCTGATGCTGAAGTCGGGCGAGCTTTGGATCTTCCGCCACACCGGCGCGGCGGCGTTATCGCTGAATGCGTCCGTCTATCTTGATGTGGGAGAGGCCGAGCCGACGCCGACAGAACAGATCGTGCTGTCGTCCACCGCCGTCGACTATGCCACGCGGGTCAGCTGGACCCTTGCAAAAGCGCGGCAAACCCCCGATGCGGTGCGCGACATCGTCCACGAGGACCGGCCCGTGCTGGTCTGA